The window TCAGCTCCCAGTTCGCTGAACACGCCATTCCCCATGTCTTCGTCCAAGCAGCTGGAAATGGGGAGGAAGCCGTGACCTCTGGGACGGAACGGTGGCGTGTGCGAGATCGGAGGAGATAAAGGCGAGGTCACCCAGCGAGACGCTGGCTTAGGCAGAGCAGAGGGTGGCTCTCCTTTTCATCTTCGCATGCTTGCTAAAGCTCTCATGCATCGTGCACACAGATGCACTCCGACTCCGTGCAGAGATTAAACCGACCAAGGTGACTGGCCACATTTGCATACGACCAATAACaaggaggaaaggaaaaaaatacagaggCGGCAGAATGTTTTTTACCTCTGAGTGATAGACAGGGAGGGCTGCAGGAAGGGTGGTAATGGAATGGAGAAAGTGAAAAAGTGCAGGAAAAGTGAATGAGAGTAAATAGAGTCTCCGCTGAGCTGTCCTTCAAGCTGCTGTGTGCCAGAGAGACTAACGGGCCCGCGGCTGTCGGGACACAATGGCCATCGATCAAGTGGACATGCCAGCTTGCTGGgcaataatcaaataaataaatctcccGTTGCCGTGCCACCGCAATGTGGATGCACACAGAGCCGCAGGCGAACGGAGGCCGTGGAAACGCAGACACACTGATGGATGGAGGAGCAAGGAGAAATACCTCTGCTGGCTGCTCCATGGCAGCTGGTTCCCCTTCTCTGTTTGGAACcgtaaataataacaaataaccaaaataaaaccccaaaattcAAAAATCTCAATGTATTTCATACTGAAGATCAACACGAGGTAGGAGAAATTTTTAAAGTGGAGAACAACGGATGTGTGGTTTTCAATTCCTTCTGAGAAGTGTGGTGAGGATTTGTGTTCATCTCCCCACCCCCTGTATTTTGATGCCCGTAAAGTAAATCAGGTGCAACAAAttgtcttcagaagtcaccttGATAAAAATAAGTATGTGGTTCCTTCCTAGTTCTCTGTTTGTAGAGAAGCACGGGAAAGTAGCAAAAGAAAAGTTAAGAATTAGTTTACATGTCAGTgagtgaaataagtatttgattcTCCAGCTTTTCATGCATATAAGGAAGGATTTTGACACCACTCTCTTTACGGAGGCTTTCAAAATCCTCTAAGTTTCGTGGCTGTTGCTTGGTAACGCAAATCTTCGGGTCACTCTTCGGACGTTCTATTGGGCAGAGATCTAGTGACTGACTAGGCCTCGACGTGACCTTTAACTGCTCGTTCTTTAGCCACTCCATTATTGTCTGTGTAGACTTTTGAGAAATGAGATCAGTCTTATACAATTTGAATCAAGGCTGTAAAACAACAACGTGTTAAAAGTGAAGCGTTGTGAGTACTTTGTAGATGCGCTCTATTTCCCAAGGGGCTTCCAAGATTTCAATCTGTTACAGCGCCTGGTGGTAATAGATTGCCAGGCAAATCAGGCTGAATTGTGTTGAATGCACtggagaaatcaaagaacatgatCCTCACAATGCTGCCTGCCTGCTTCGTCCAGATGACAGTGGGTTTGTAAGAAGGAATCCTAAACTCCAAATCCACAGCAAtgaaaaaactgtgttttattgcttACTCAAGCAagaatgataaaataaaagaaaaaaacaaaacaaaaccaatgtTTGATCGTTGGAAAAAGTCCCATTTGCAGTTTGACACAAGTCACAGCAAACATTTGGAATTAGATAACTTGGTCAGATGAACATTATGCACATTATATATGTCAGAAAACTGATAAAGCACATGGTCcagaaatgattattttctatTGAAACATGTTGGTAGCAACATCATGCAGGTCCAGGGAAACTCCTTGGAGTTGATAAGAAGAgtctgaaaaacttttttctgagttttttccgATTTTCCGGAGCTgaacatacagctctggaaaaaattaagagatcaCCTAATATGATCAGTTTctctaatttaattttttataggtatatgtttgagtaaaatgaacattgctcTTTCATTCTACGAACTACTGACAACGTGTCTCCAAAATTCGAAGCAAAGATTTTGGATTTAttggcagaaaatgagaaatggtcaaagaaacaaaaaagatagTGCTTTATGATCTCAAATAATGCAaggaaaacaagtttatattcatttagaaacaataacaCCAATGTTTAACTTGGTttagttcagaaatcaatatttggtggaataaccaggaggttttcaatggggttcagtgcagtgggctccaTTTTGTCCAGAGCTGCAGGTCAATAAGGTGTTCTAGTCTGTAAAAGGCAAGGATGAAGGTTCACCTTTCTGCAAGACTACGACTGGTTGGCATATTCATGTTACATATTTATGGCAAGTAAAATGGGCAAACAATCAGTCAATGTCAGCTTATAGAGACATCACCCACAAAACTTGCATTTGTTGATGGAGCAAAAAGGCCATTTTATAAGGACTGACTCTGAGGGTCAGtgcatttttttccataaaatttttgaaaaccatgtattattttttccatattcatgcactgttttgtgttggactgtctgtcacataaaatcccaatgaaacacATTTGTATGCGTACCATcctaaaaatgtgaataagttcTGACTGATGGGCTGGTTGTGCTTTTGTGGCATTGGCCGCAGCTCccattagtttttattttttcccccacttggATTTGGCCTCTGATTCAGGCTAAACAAATTCAGGCCAAAAGGGGATTAGAACCTGCGCCGTATCTCCAGAAAGCAGATCCATCAGTGTTGCccactgcagcagcagtttactTCTAATGATAGACGCACGAttatagaaaagaaataaataaatcaatggcCAATGTCGGAGTGCCGTCTCTAATCCCCCCCACCCTTAGGGTTATGTAAGGGACTCCAACCCCCCTAGTAGAAACGGTAGATCCACGCTCGTGCGAGTATGCGTTTGTCTCTCAGCTGCAGCCGAGGTACAATTCCCACACATTCTCTCGGGCATGACATATGCCGTACACGGAGAGACACGCCGACGCTCCAGCACAAAGCCACGAGTCCCATTACATAAGAGGCTGGAATGTGACAGCGAGAGGGGTTGCAATGTGTGTGAAGATTAAGCAGAAGGGAAGCACAAATAAATCCCGGGTTGTATGTCCACAAAAGGATGGCGACATTCCACTTCAGTGAAGAACAAAAAGGGGATGATGGACTAATGGATGAAACGCTTCGCAGAGAGAGgcgagagaggaagagagaggctAATGAAACCCATAAAAGAGCAGTCGTCTCAGAGTTGCACTTTAAATTAGATATTTACTGTGGCCAACTCCCATCTTGTGATTTTTGAGAGGCCCTTCGCTGTGAtctcaattattattattttttctctctctctgctacGAAATGGCTAGAAAGACTAACGAAACCCTCTAATCTCTGCCTGCGCTTATTAGATGGAGAGGATTACTCTGAACTCAGTCAGGAGGGACGCAAAACCCGcgttatttttgtcaaatttagaTTAACACCTCAATCAACGCTAATTAGCGCCTTGACGCCTGGTGGTTCACACAAGAGGAAAAGTACAGAGAGCCTCTCccttttctgattatttttgtttttttaatttccctcACTTCTTCACACATTCCCATTCTGAGGGTAAAACAGGCATTAGCATATGTGAGCAGAATAATAAGCACTTCTTGCAGAGTACATCATGCATGGGGAGAGGCTGTAAGATACCATCGAGCTGTACTGGAGCTCCCAACTTCATCCTtatgacaaaataatattttcccaTAAAGCTCGACCTAGCTGAAGTACCTCAATGGGTGGGAGGGGAGTGGCATTGCTGCAGATGTTCCCATTTTACTTCTTTACTTGCAGCCTGCGGCAAACTGACAGGCATCAGTGATCCGATCACCATCAAGACGTCTGGATCCAGGTTTGGCTCCTGGATGACGGATCCTCTGGCGCCTGAAGGAGATACCCGGGTAGGTACAGCACACGGTAACATGGCTGGGTTTTAAACGCGACTTTATGACAATATCTAATCTGGTTGTTGAAAAAGAATTGGACATTTAAAGCTTTTGGTGTCAAACAGTGGAGCTGGAAACGGTTTGGGTAATCAGTTGTGTGAGATATATCTGCCAAAAACAGTCGATGGAAAACTTCCTATTTTACcacttctgttattttatttttttttaatcatttctatttGATAATTGGCAGAAGCCTAGGAGACATAATATtgtagaggttttttttaatcttagttTCATAAGTTCAGACATGCTAAGATTGCTAAGCCTTGTATCAGTTTGGAAAAACCTAGAAGAGGATGGCTTTGTGGAAAAACTTATTTCTACAAATTTGAGTCAGTTGTTGTTAGTGTCAGTAGTAACAGCTCAATTAGGTCACTGTTTCTTAATGAAACTAGTTTgttgaaaatattgaaattagAAATCAGAAATGACCCTCTtaaggaaacatttttgatttactcACTCTGAAAAACCGAACGTggagaaaatactaaaaaatgaccaaaacattTTCGGCCCAGTTTAATTATTCCCAAATTTATCTGGTCATGGAAATAgctaaaaatctaattttaaactttggaaataatcttatttatttCCGGAATATCAAGAAATCACATGAACATAGCTTTTGACTTAAGTCATGCACagtatttttgcaatttttgccAGTTGGCAAAGATTCCAATTTGGATTTTAATAGCgattaaaatgacattaattaTGATAGACGTAAAAATGTTGACCATCTGTCTTTTGTGACCAGATCTACAGCTGATATTTTCTTTGTAGAGGGAAAAACGAAGTCCGCTTCTTTTGCCCAGCAGGTGTGCAGTACACAGGTCCAGCTGCTCCAAAAGCTGTTCAACACCTGGTCACTCTAGCATTTCTTTGGCATCTTAATAAAAGGACCTTAAGGCATAGGAACAGTTTGATTACAGATTTTAGAACTTTGCTTATTATAATCTAGTAACCTTATTATTAATGGTCCATGCAAAACTGAttctttttggctttttgttttaaattcaaagtgTTATAAAAGTAGGCCTTTGTGATGTTGCTGCCGGTGTTGTAAGTTACAAATGTGCTAATATACAAACTTACTCAGATGTCAGATTGCCTGTTAAACATACTCTCAGATGAAAATTGCCTTCTACAACCAACAGAACTTGTCAATTCTGTTCTCCAACATCTTCAGTTTCCATCAGATAAGTTGTAACTACATATGTCAGCTTTGGCATTTGCTAATTAGCAGCAGCTCTAAAATCTTTGACAAGCAGATGACAACATTAAACTTCAAAGCTTGTTCTCTACCTGACTACTTCACAAACAATTGTGACTCCAAAGCTGCAGCTATTCTTTACAATAAGAAAAAGTCTACCACTCTGAGAGCGAGTGGCGTTAGCTGTCAGGTTAGCTTGACCAGCACTGCTTTTGTAGCCAATTGCATCAGCTTCCCTTTTGCATAGCAGGACTTGTTTTGGCTCAGAAGATACATTTCCCATCAGTACACATACACTTATTATCGGCATAAATCCATGAATGCCATATTCATTTTTGGTGTATAATGATGATGCCTGCTTGGCAGAGCTGGGAAAGTTTAAAAATTTCCTGGcataaattcagcttttaagGATAAGTTCAAAAACGTtgaatttgtcattttcaaatgatgtcAGGAATACTGGGAAGCATGCAAGTGCTTTGTCTATCCCTCTCAGACAACGGTGTTATTTATAAATCCAGATCAAAGATACATGTAGCTTGTCCTATTAGCATTGGAAGGTGAGGGATTCTCAGTAAGACACAGGTCACtgaactgcagctctgagaaaGACGATGCCATTATCAAGAATGTAAACAATGTTGCCAGAGCAGAAGGGGCATCAGAAGTCCCAACATGTAGTGTTCTTGGCTCGATCAGCTGGAAAAATCACACTGCTTAATCAACTGTTTGCTGGCTGCTAAAATAAAGCAGTTGTTTTGCTCACTGGGGAGTGAAGCCGGTTATGAACAGGATATGGGTTATGGCTGATCTGGAAGGTTCATGTTACCTGCTTTTCCCATATTAAACCAGTCTTTACGTTTACTGTGGATCATGGCCTCCCAGAAATTATTTGCAGCTAGTTCTGACCCAGACCGTCACCGTCAGATGAAAGGAAATTGTTTGGGCTGTTCAAGTACAATTCTAGACACATCAAGGCTCAAGTCTGCCACGGACTTGAACCTCTTGAAAGACCAGTGTCGCTGTCCAAAATGAAACTTTGCATCACCATCATGTCTCCTCTAGCAAATGTTATACGACTACCTCGTTGATGGCTGCAAACCTGtgcaacaattttttattttagaagtcATTAAACCTGTATGTTGGAATAACGAATGGTTAAAGGCCCACAGTGAATATGGCATTGATGATTAAGATGAGTGTACACAAAATTACAGGAACAGCCATTACTCATATAATTATGATGCACTACAAAGAAAACCTTTGTAAGATTTTAATAGGGACGTCGGGCCTTGAAGAGGATGGAGCTCGATAACAGATAgtcaattatttaattataacaCCTTCCTTTAGAAAGCTTGTTTCAAAAATAGCACATTCCATACAGCCTACGAGGTAATGTAATattagagagaaagaaaaatgctaaGAATTTAGCTCAAGTGTAAGAAGGGAGTTTTGTAAAGACTAAAATCGTCAATTTTGATCAAAACACACGAAAAGGAGAAATGCCACAACGGTGTTTACTTGGCTGAAGTGGACAGTCTCACTCGACCTCTTTTTCTACTCCAGTGTGTTTCATCCTGTTCCAAGGGGACCTGCTCCCTGCATGTGACTGGCATTCACCAATCAGTCGCAGCAGCAGGGGGTACCAGGTGGTGAAAGAGCCTTAGCCGTATCAGTTCCGCAGAGACTGTGAAGGTATTAGGGGCTCTGGAATGGCGGCAGCAAAAGGAGCCAACAGGAAGCAGGGttaaaaagcagctgcagcaggatggCATTATCCTGGCAGGCTCTGTCAGCTGCCATCCTGAGGGTGACATCAggagttttaattattattattaaaagctttgttggctcaaataaaaaaataaatcctattGTTAACTTGATTAGGATGCTTGTTCGTTATGACACTTAGTTTGGTCTTAGAGGCAAATTTAACATTATGGAGTTATAAGATGCAGAGATCTGAGgcattccttttctttttattttgcttaggTTTGGTACATGGACGGCTACCACAACAACCGCTTTGTTCGGGAGTACAAGTCCATGCATGACTTCATGACGTCGGACAACTTCACATCCCACCGGCTGCCGCACCCGTGGTCGGGGACGGGCCAGGTGGTCTACAACGGCTCCATCTACTTCAACAAGTTCCAGAGCCACGTCATCATCAAGTTCGACTTCCGCACCTCCTCCATCAGCAAGTCCCGGCAGCTGGACTACGCCGGCTTCAACAACGCGTACCACTACGCCTGGGGGGGCCACTCGGACATCGACCTGATGGTCGACGAGGGGGGCCTGTGGGCCGTCTACGCCACCAATCAGAACGCCGGCAACATCGTCATCAGCAAGCTGAACCCCAACACGCTGCAGATCATCAAGAGCTGGACCACCAACCACCCCAAGCGGAGCGCCGGCGAGTCGTTCATGATCTGCGGCACACTCTACGTCACAAACGGATACTCGGGAGGGACCAAGGTTTACTACGCGTACTCCACCAACTCCTCGACTTACGAGTACATTGACATTCCCTTGCAGAACAAGTACTCGCACATCTCCATGCTGGACTACAATCCTCATGACCGTGCCCTCTATGCTTGGAACAATGGCCACCAGGTGCTCTACAATGTGACACTGTTTCACGTCATCCGCTCAGAGGAACTGTAACGGAGGAGGATTCAGTTAGGATAGATAGACGTTGTCCTTGCgaagaaatggggaaaaaaaccaaaaacaagctCATTCTATTCAATCTCTAAAAGAAGAGACCATATCGAGAACATCTTGTTAAAACAAAGAACTTGTGAAAGACTGCATTATCTGTGAATGCAAAATGCATTGAATGTGTACATGAACGCAAAACTATCATTGAAGTGTTTCATTCCAAAATtagatgttactactggaaAAATACTGCAAtattatttatctaaaaaaaacaagatcattGAAAGGAATATTAaggttttgtaaataaatgtctcAAGATGACTTTTTGATTTTAatggtgtgttttattttgatagctgccTTTAGTAGTGGTATAATagaggcatttttattttggaatgaAACTCTTTAATCGTTTGTTGTCTAGAAAAAGATGATTGTAAACATAGAAAATATATTAGACTCAAAATACTAAGAACAGAtgccaataaaagaaaataccacgccttttttttatataagcaAATATCAACCTAAGGTCATTCCGGCGGCTCCTCCCAGATGGACTTTTCCGTGGCCGACAGgggaaggtcaaaggtcatgggGTGGGAGGTCCTGGAACAACGACTGTTGGCTACAAACTGTAAGATCCTCACCCCACCCAAGATCCTACGGATAAAAGTGGAATGTCGGTCCAGTCAGAGGACTGGACAGCCAAGAGGAAGCGGGTCTGTCATATCATTTTTATCAAAGTACAGTAGCAAATCTAAAGTCTGTAGAGAAAGAACAATAACATCTACTAAAAGACGTGAAGGCACTGACTGTTGATCGCGCTGTTTTTTTGATCTGATTTTCCGTATCAGTGGTTATGTGTTGAAACGGATTTCTTTGCATGATTGTTTTCTATAACTCCAGTCTGCTTTGCTGAATGTCCTTCGCTGTACGATACTACAAATTCAAGCGCGAAAAGGAGTTGGAAGAaggcaaaacacaaaagattttgctaataatttatttgtattttttttagttttccctCGGCTTCTCCCTGTGTAACATCTGCttcttttgcttctgtttctttgcctccattttaaatgttctcGTACTATTCAGCCGATGGTCtccttgtatttattttttattaaactgtcgAAGGAATCTAGTTGGCTCACTGATctatgaagttaaaaaaaaaaaaaaaaccgaatTTCTGACGTAATGCATTGCTGGTAAGGGAACCTGGTTCGCTTATCTTCATCTCACATGAGTCTGAAGTGGTCAGGGGTTTACATAAAAAGAATAATCCCATCTCATATCCTGTATCCACCCCCAGCCCCCACTGCGAGTGGGGGATGTTTGTTAAATGTATGTATACCCTTGCTAAAAACAAAGGCTTTTCACTCTTTTTGCGCTTTGCTGGACATGTATTGTATCTGAAATGAGATGGTCTATGAATCGTGtcaataaaacagagaaatctgACTCTcggattatttttaaaagttgcaggcATCCGTTAGACAGCATGTTTAGTTTAAATTGAGGTTCAAGCTCACATCACATAGTGAGAAcatcttttattgcaatattcTTTGAGGAGCATTCTAATGAGTCATAAATAGTGCAAAATACTGTGTGTGTACAGAAGAAAACGCTAAATTCACTGTTTGAAGCGagtgtgaagaaaatgaaagtctCAACAATTACACGTTGTTTCTGCTGGGTGTGGTAAAGCAAGATATTGTCATATACAGAGTATTTCACCTTCACATGCTGAAACAGAGCAATCATCTGTCTCAAGATCATTAAGTTATTCATTGTTACacctttttgtttaaaaacgttccaactttaatctgatgagttacattttttttacaagccaGAACTTCCTGTTGCAGATGACTGGAAACGAtgcagtaaaacatgttttgtgataaaaaattgtaaataatatgcaaattaaaaaagtattacTAGAAACGTATCTACAAGTGTCATTTGAGCCAAAACTATGTTGTcttatgaccaaaaaaaaaaaaaaaaactcaccaaaatAGCAAAAGTTGTAGGGAAAATTGTAGTCATATTGCCTAAAAGTTTGTCCCTAAAAATGTGACAGATTGTTACCTCCAGATGTTTTGTTAGTATCAAGAAATCACAATATAATAATATGATAATAATTAGCtattaaaaatttttttcacttatttataaCCAAACTTTCAACCAGTTGCTACAATCTTATTATTAAATCGTAAGTAGATATGCTACCCAGCAAGAACTGATGGCTTGACTTAGGGAAGACAtctgtgtgaaaataaagaTGTCATCTGCATATAGAAATACCTTCCCTGAGCAAATGGTGCATTCTTTGTACTCAGAAGTTGCAGTTCATAAGTTGGCAACCCAGCCAATGGGCCAACTAATAATAGTTAGCACCCAAAGTATCTTATTTCAGCATCTTATTTCAACATCTTAATTTGGATGTGATGTCGTTTCACATGCAGAACCGATGTTTACAGCTGATAAAATTGGATTGCTGAACGAGAAGTTTTTCAATCCttgatatttttacaaatgGTTTCAATTAGTTATTAGTGAAAATTCAAATGCCTTAAGCAGCTTTGGCAATATAAACACTGAGGGTTAGTTATCAGCAACTAACTTGATATCAAGGAACTAGAAATGATAGATGGTTGGAGGCAGAAGACACTAGCTCATCCTTAATATGGATGAGAGGGTCTGTAGGGTTCAGTCAATGAGATGAGTTCTACAAGCttaacaagaaaaggaaaactgcCAAACATTTCAGCCAATTATTATCTAAGAAGCACtgaatttagaaaatgtttgttcGATTAGTCATCAGATTAGTCACAATTTGAATTTCTTATTAAGTTCTTAATTTAGTCTGCAGTTCATTCTGAACCTGAAGTATCGTCTCCCTGCCTCTGTCCGTGGTCCTTCTATTTTACTTAAGAAATAATATCCCCGACTCAGGGAGGGTGGTAGTCTTTAACCACAACCCTCATGAAAggaacatgttttctgtctctttaaatgtgATGGTAAACACTTCTTTTTTACGTATGTTTTCTACTGATCTACCACAAGCAAGCCACAAGGGCTTTCTCGCTCTACCTCGCTTCATCTGCTTCTACTTTTTGAAGCCAGACCGTCTTCTTTTTGCTCACTCACCAGTTTTACCATCTTTGATTCGCTCTCGAGCACTTCAGCtgacatctttctttttcttcttcatcattCAGCCAGTTAATTGTTCCCACTCTTTGTTGCTCCCATACTATCCCCCCACTGCCTCTCAGTCCTCTGATGTTGCAATCGATGAATAAATGATTGCTTCTATTTTCACCTGACAAAAACTGATCCACTCACCAGGACAAGGGGGAGGGGATAAgattttaattcttatttggAGACGGAGAGAGAAGTAAAGTAGCGTGTTCCTCGGAGGATCTCGCTGCACATGACACAGCGAGCTGTCACTCAGCAGGGGAATATTTTTGCATCTTCAAGCAGCGAGGGGCGCATTAGGAAACACATCAGCGCCGCCCGTAGCCTCCGTTTCTCAGTAGCCACATCACAACCTCATACACCCTTGGATCTGACAGTTACACTTTATTTCATCATAGTGCGTGTTGGCCCTCTCTGGCAATTATTTCACACTCGCTCAGGATTTCTTGAAAGCGAAGTCGGGTAATTAGCTTGTGCATACCTTGTCCTTTTGCTGCTACCGCTGTAGCATTAATTCTGAGACAAAAGGAGGAAGGCGGTGAGGGGTTTGACCTGACCATGCAGGGCACCGTGCGCCTTAAAAGTTCAAGATTATGTCAGGAATAAAAAGTCAGAGTGCTACTACCAATTACAGATTCTTAACATTTTATGAACACTGTGCTACATTTTGACAGATTGTTCTAAAAACATGATTCAGCACTGTgataatctaaataaatatttatgacctTTACCTCTTTTTAAGTCATCAAACGTTTATTAAACCTGACAAACTTGCTACTCAAGTTGATCATCCAAGAAAGAGTTTGTAACTTCTTTGCATAATAGTGCAAACTCTGGAAAACTGGAGACTGAAGAGACACATCAATCTTCAAGTTTTTCCAGAGATTATCCATTGGAAACAAGTTGAAAGCCACTGCAGCACAAAGGTATTCTTTGACCTAAACCAGGTATTTCACTACGGTCTTCAGGACTGTACTCTCTTGCTCTCGATGacgcttttttcctctgctccctccctgccctgCCCTTCCCTGCCCtgcttgctgtgtttttgttctgtctttttctatatttttggagcctttctttgcacatcatccaaatctacaaattatggatccaGTCAACCGACCTCTCAatgaaattgatcaaattttcgaCAAGAAGTCTGGACACAGTggagccctcttgtcctgcggAGACACACCCAgtgggattcaccctggatttattcatgataacaggatttctgatgtttggagcttgtggattcctggtTTATTGACAAATTTGTGACAGCCTTGGCCGAACTAacaaacactcagactgttggtgtggaaaGAGACGAGGACTCTAAAAACTCACTAACTAGTTGGACTCGATCTTGcagaagttgctagtttcagttcagtggaacgaccaaactaatttggatgattgggaatTGAGATGTATCAGAGAGACTtcagggaagattgaaatttataatcttcccaACCTAAGACATTATGCTTCTGAATTGGCTTCccccgtgtggc of the Poecilia reticulata strain Guanapo linkage group LG12, Guppy_female_1.0+MT, whole genome shotgun sequence genome contains:
- the olfm1b gene encoding olfactomedin 1b isoform X2 — encoded protein: MQPASKLLTLILLVFMGTELTQVLPANPEESWQVYSSAQDSEGRCVCTVVAPQQSMCSRDARTKQLRQLLEKVQNMTQSIQVLDQRTQRDLQYVEKMEVQLRGLETKFKEVEENHKQNIAKQYKAIKAKMEALRPLIPVLEEYKADAKLVLQFKEEVRNLTSVLSELQEEMGAYDYEELHNRVSNLEERLRACMQKLACGKLTGISDPITIKTSGSRFGSWMTDPLAPEGDTRVWYMDGYHNNRFVREYKSMHDFMTSDNFTSHRLPHPWSGTGQVVYNGSIYFNKFQSHVIIKFDFRTSSISKSRQLDYAGFNNAYHYAWGGHSDIDLMVDEGGLWAVYATNQNAGNIVISKLNPNTLQIIKSWTTNHPKRSAGESFMICGTLYVTNGYSGGTKVYYAYSTNSSTYEYIDIPLQNKYSHISMLDYNPHDRALYAWNNGHQVLYNVTLFHVIRSEEL
- the olfm1b gene encoding olfactomedin 1b isoform X1, with product MTVPLLKIGVVLSTMAMITNWMSQTLPSLVGLNTTKLTAAQGGYPDRSTGVLPANPEESWQVYSSAQDSEGRCVCTVVAPQQSMCSRDARTKQLRQLLEKVQNMTQSIQVLDQRTQRDLQYVEKMEVQLRGLETKFKEVEENHKQNIAKQYKAIKAKMEALRPLIPVLEEYKADAKLVLQFKEEVRNLTSVLSELQEEMGAYDYEELHNRVSNLEERLRACMQKLACGKLTGISDPITIKTSGSRFGSWMTDPLAPEGDTRVWYMDGYHNNRFVREYKSMHDFMTSDNFTSHRLPHPWSGTGQVVYNGSIYFNKFQSHVIIKFDFRTSSISKSRQLDYAGFNNAYHYAWGGHSDIDLMVDEGGLWAVYATNQNAGNIVISKLNPNTLQIIKSWTTNHPKRSAGESFMICGTLYVTNGYSGGTKVYYAYSTNSSTYEYIDIPLQNKYSHISMLDYNPHDRALYAWNNGHQVLYNVTLFHVIRSEEL